One Cellulomonas sp. NS3 genomic region harbors:
- the kdpB gene encoding potassium-transporting ATPase subunit KdpB, producing MTVLNPPRPSAPEAAPRSRVAAGAFSPRLLARFLPDALRKLDPRHQLRYPVMFVVWVGSVAATVLAALHPSVFAWSVAAWLWATVVFANLAESVAEGRGKAQADSLRRARTDALARRLRDDGTEEPVAATALSVGDRVVVEAGETIPGDGDVVEGIASVDESAVTGESAPVIRESGGDRCAVTGGTRVLSDRVVVRITARAGETFLDRMIALVEGSARQKTPNEVALNLLLAALTLVFLLAVVTLQPFAVYSGQGQPLVVLVALLVCLIPTTIGALLSAIGIAGMDRLVQRNVMALSGRAVEAAGDVDVLLLDKTGTITLGNRQAVEILPAPRVTDDQVAEAAQLSSLADETPEGRSIVVLAKERYDRRARFRTQLPNATFVPFTAQTRMSGVDLTERTGTWQIRKGAAGAVSAWVRENGGAPSTDVAALVDAISAAGGTPLVVAERQGDAPARALGVVHLKDVVKPGLRERFDELRRMGIRTVMITGDNAVTARVIAAEAGVDDVLAEATPEDKLELIRREQAQGRLVAMTGDGTNDAPALAQADVGVAMSTGTSAAKEAGNMVDLDSDPTKLIEIVAIGKQLLITRGALTTFSVSNDVAKYFAIIPAMFAGTYPQLDALDVMRLSSPESALLSAVVFNALVIVALVPVALRGVRYRPAGAAAMLRRNLLVYGVGGLVTPFLGIKAVDLLVSLLPGL from the coding sequence GTGACCGTCCTGAACCCGCCCCGCCCGTCCGCCCCGGAGGCGGCCCCACGCTCGCGCGTCGCCGCCGGAGCCTTCTCCCCGCGGCTCCTCGCGCGCTTCCTGCCCGACGCGCTGCGCAAGCTCGACCCGCGCCACCAGCTCCGCTACCCCGTGATGTTCGTCGTCTGGGTCGGCTCGGTCGCCGCGACCGTGCTCGCCGCGCTGCACCCGAGCGTGTTCGCGTGGTCGGTCGCCGCGTGGCTGTGGGCGACGGTCGTGTTCGCGAACCTCGCCGAGTCCGTCGCCGAGGGACGCGGCAAGGCCCAGGCCGACTCCCTGCGCCGCGCCCGCACCGACGCCCTCGCCCGGCGCCTGCGCGACGACGGGACCGAGGAGCCGGTCGCCGCCACGGCACTCTCCGTGGGGGACCGGGTCGTCGTCGAGGCCGGTGAGACCATCCCGGGCGACGGTGACGTGGTCGAGGGGATCGCCAGCGTCGACGAGTCCGCCGTGACCGGGGAGTCCGCGCCGGTGATCCGGGAGTCGGGCGGCGACCGCTGCGCCGTCACGGGCGGCACGCGCGTGCTGTCCGACCGGGTCGTCGTGCGCATCACCGCGCGGGCGGGCGAGACGTTCCTCGACCGCATGATCGCGCTGGTCGAGGGCTCGGCCCGACAGAAGACGCCCAACGAGGTCGCCCTCAACCTGCTCCTCGCGGCGCTGACCCTGGTCTTCCTGCTCGCGGTCGTCACGCTCCAGCCGTTCGCCGTCTACTCCGGCCAGGGCCAGCCTCTCGTCGTCCTCGTCGCGCTGCTCGTGTGCCTGATCCCCACGACGATCGGCGCGCTGCTCTCCGCGATCGGCATCGCCGGGATGGACCGGCTCGTCCAGCGCAACGTCATGGCGCTGTCCGGGCGCGCGGTCGAGGCCGCCGGGGACGTCGACGTGCTGCTGCTGGACAAGACCGGGACCATCACGCTCGGCAACCGCCAGGCCGTCGAGATCCTGCCCGCGCCCCGGGTGACCGACGACCAGGTCGCCGAGGCCGCGCAGCTCTCGAGCCTCGCGGACGAGACGCCCGAGGGTCGGTCGATCGTCGTGCTGGCCAAGGAGCGCTACGACAGACGGGCCCGGTTCCGCACGCAGCTGCCGAACGCGACGTTCGTGCCGTTCACCGCCCAGACACGGATGAGCGGGGTCGACCTCACGGAGCGCACCGGGACCTGGCAGATCCGCAAGGGCGCAGCGGGGGCGGTGAGCGCCTGGGTGCGCGAGAACGGCGGCGCCCCCTCGACGGACGTCGCGGCGCTGGTCGACGCGATCAGCGCGGCGGGAGGCACCCCGCTCGTCGTCGCGGAACGGCAGGGGGACGCACCCGCGCGGGCGCTCGGCGTCGTGCACCTCAAGGACGTCGTGAAGCCAGGCCTGCGCGAGCGCTTCGACGAGCTGCGCCGCATGGGGATCCGCACGGTCATGATCACCGGCGACAACGCGGTCACCGCCCGGGTGATCGCGGCGGAGGCGGGCGTCGACGACGTCCTGGCCGAGGCCACACCGGAGGACAAGCTGGAGCTCATCAGACGCGAGCAGGCCCAGGGCCGTCTCGTCGCGATGACGGGCGACGGGACCAACGACGCACCGGCCCTCGCGCAGGCCGACGTGGGGGTCGCGATGAGCACCGGGACGTCCGCGGCCAAGGAGGCCGGGAACATGGTCGACCTCGACTCCGACCCCACCAAGCTCATCGAGATCGTGGCGATCGGCAAGCAGCTCCTGATCACGCGAGGAGCGCTCACGACGTTCTCGGTCTCCAACGACGTCGCCAAGTACTTCGCGATCATCCCCGCGATGTTCGCGGGCACGTACCCCCAGCTCGACGCGCTCGACGTGATGCGGCTGTCCTCGCCGGAGTCCGCCCTGCTGTCCGCCGTCGTCTTCAACGCCCTCGTCATCGTCGCGCTGGTCCCGGTCGCGCTGCGCGGTGTGCGGTACCGGCCCGCGGGGGCCGCGGCGATGCTGCGCCGCAACCTCCTGGTCTACGGGGTCGGCGGCCTCGTGACCCCCTTCCTCGGCATCAAGGCCGTCGATCTCCTCGTGTCCCTCCTGCCCGGCCTCTGA
- the kdpC gene encoding potassium-transporting ATPase subunit KdpC yields MLSFLRQSAAGLRVLLVLTVVLGLAYPLAVHAVGRLVPDRADGSLLRVDGVVVGSRLLGQSFEGDEWFQPRPSAAGDGYDPLASGASNLGPENPDLLATVHERRREVAAREGVPPDAVPADAVTASGSGLDPHVSPAYADLQVARVAAARDLDPALVRDLVEDATEGRTLGVLGEVRVDVVEVNAALAMLD; encoded by the coding sequence ATGCTGTCCTTCCTCCGGCAGTCCGCCGCCGGGCTGCGGGTCCTGCTCGTCCTCACCGTCGTGCTCGGGCTCGCCTACCCGCTCGCCGTGCACGCCGTCGGCCGGCTCGTCCCGGACCGCGCCGACGGCTCGCTCCTACGGGTCGACGGGGTCGTCGTCGGGTCGCGTCTCCTCGGCCAGTCCTTCGAGGGCGACGAGTGGTTCCAGCCCCGCCCGTCCGCGGCCGGGGACGGGTACGACCCGCTGGCGTCCGGCGCGTCGAACCTCGGCCCGGAGAACCCGGACCTGCTCGCCACGGTGCACGAGCGGCGCCGCGAGGTCGCCGCGCGCGAGGGCGTCCCGCCGGACGCCGTGCCCGCCGACGCGGTGACCGCCTCGGGGTCGGGCCTCGACCCGCACGTGTCGCCGGCGTACGCCGACCTCCAGGTGGCCAGGGTCGCCGCAGCCCGGGACCTCGACCCGGCGCTCGTCCGCGACCTGGTCGAGGACGCGACGGAGGGCCGCACGCTCGGTGTGCTCGGCGAGGTGCGGGTCGACGTCGTCGAGGTCAACGCCGCGCTGGCGATGCTTGACTGA